The genomic segment ATGTCCTGCAGGCCCTTGGGCTGGCGGCCGAGGATCACGATCACGAACCAGGCGATGAACGTGCCGACCGACCAGACGATCTGCATCGCGTAGGCGATGACGTAGACCGGGATGACGAGCAGGAACCGCAGCAGGACCTTGAGCCGGTCGTACTGCGCCTTGGCCGGCGGGATCCGGATCCGCACGGGGTAGCCCGCGGCGTCGGGCGAGAACGGCGGGTACTCGTCGGTGAGCAGCGCGACGTAGCCCGACACGGCGGTCGAGTAGCGCAGGAACCCCGCGACGAAGTCGTAGAGGCCCTGCGGCCAGCGGCCGGTGAACAGCAGCGCGAACCACGCGACGACGACCGCCAGGGCGGCGACCATTCCCCAGAGCCACAGGGCGATGTAGTGCGGGATGGCCAGCAGCGCGCGGAAGAACGTCGTCAGCCGGCTGCGACGTTCGACGTAGTCGGCCTCGAAGATGGGCTGGTCGGTCACGGAGCGACCATAGTGGGCGGCGCGGCGGCGCGGCGACGTGTCCCGCGCCAGGGACGGTCAGAGCTCGTCGGCCAGCGCGGTGAAGGCGTCGAGGGCCTCGGGGTTGGCGAGGCTGTCGCGGCTGGCCGCCGTGGTGGGGTCCTGGCCCATCAGGATGCGCTTGACGGGGACCTCGAGGACCTTGCCCGACAGGGTGCGCGGGACGGCCTTGACCTGGCGGACCTCGTTGGGGACGTGACGCGGCGAGCAGTCGGTGCGGATGCGGGTCTTGATGCGC from the Baekduia soli genome contains:
- a CDS encoding DUF4389 domain-containing protein, whose product is MTDQPIFEADYVERRSRLTTFFRALLAIPHYIALWLWGMVAALAVVVAWFALLFTGRWPQGLYDFVAGFLRYSTAVSGYVALLTDEYPPFSPDAAGYPVRIRIPPAKAQYDRLKVLLRFLLVIPVYVIAYAMQIVWSVGTFIAWFVIVILGRQPKGLQDMIVLGLSYQQRAYAYMFLLTEDWPPFTDPPAALAAGPQGGSLRSAPATGAPEATGPWTAPGSTPPPAAPGGLTGGDPLDG